A single region of the Lotus japonicus ecotype B-129 chromosome 4, LjGifu_v1.2 genome encodes:
- the LOC130711425 gene encoding uncharacterized protein LOC130711425 → MSPMISEHGVVFATAMALSGTVILLALRLQQRPSFPQTQFHEIAPSPPPILRSCISSDLKKREQKKKKKRVHFAEDVMDSCGDGAEFRRRMILKINSQSKVQKNCNGGTEKNRVMPANRAALYNGILRDRVAQRLAYSC, encoded by the exons ATGTCTCCAATGATAAGCGAACATGGGGTGGTCTTCGCAACCGCCATGGCTCTCTCCGGCACAGTGATCCTCCTCGCTCTTCGTCTGCAGCAGAGGCCTTCTTTCCCACAAACCCAATTCCACGAAATCGCTCCTTCCCCACCTCCAATTCTTCGATCTTGCATATCCTCTG ATTTGAAGAAGAgggagcagaagaagaagaagaagcgggTTCATTTTGCAGAGGACGTGATGGACTCGTGTGGAGATGGTGCTGAGTTTCGGAGAAGGATGATTTTGAAGATAAACTCACAGTCCAAGGTTCAGAAGAATTGTAATGGCGGAACAGAGAAGAACAGAGTCATGCCTGCAAACAGGGCAGCTTTGTATAATGGAATTCTTAGAGATCGTGTTGCTCAGCGATTGGCCTATTCTTGTTGa
- the LOC130713137 gene encoding uncharacterized protein LOC130713137 yields the protein MLKKDSDSTSHISLMACIFWQIWKSRNEALFEGKAPNPMQTILKATTLHQEHMMPTNEQNNWQNRAGTCEKGNAPWKPPPANHLKLNVDAAWSKENPINTIAGLLRDRGGVVVSGFAKSVHAPSLLTAEALAVREALLLASNLELKHIIIESDNLQLIKACRESGSIGQIWNILRDIHSLRRGFEECTFSWRPRDGNQAAHELAAATATYSLPPNWFCHRTPSLNRALNRDIQGLKTQHQYNTDPSGAHITRSDIVSLGAQPP from the coding sequence ATGCTAAAGAAGGATTCAGATAGTACGAGCCACATTTCCCTCATGGCTTGCATCTTCTGGCAGATTTGGAAATCCAGGAATGAGGCCCTCTTCGAAGGCAAGGCACCAAATCCGATGCAGACCATCCTCAAGGCTACCACCCTCCACCAGGAACACATGATGCCAACCAATGAACAAAACAATTGGCAGAATAGAGCTGGAACTTGTGAAAAAGGCAACGCCCCATGGAAACCACCTCCGGCTAACCATCTCAAATTGAATGTTGATGCAGCCTGGTCTAAAGAGAATCCCATCAATACCATAGCTGGTTTATTAAGGGATAGAGGAGGAGTGGTGGTGAGTGGTTTTGCCAAAAGTGTCCATGCTCCTTCTCTGCTTACTGCTGAGGCACTAGCTGTTAGAGAAGCCTTATTGCTGGCAAGCAACCTGGAGCTAAAACACATAATCATTGAATCAGACAATCTACAACTAATTAAGGCTTGCAGAGAAAGTGGAAGCATTGGACAGATCTGGAACATCTTACGTGATATCCACTCCTTGAGGAGAGGTTTTGAGGAGTGTACCTTTTCTTGGAGACCGCGAGATGGTAATCAAGCAGCCCATGAATTAGCTGCAGCCACAGCCACGTACTCCCTGCCTCCAAACTGGTTTTGCCATAGAACACCAAGTCTCAACCGGGCTCTCAATAGAGATATTCAAGGACTCAAAACTCAACACCAATATAACACAGATCCAAGTGGAGCTCACATTACCCGAAGTGATATCGTGAGCCTTGGGGCTCAGCCACCATGA
- the LOC130714404 gene encoding uncharacterized protein LOC130714404, protein MKVRSSMKKMCEFCMTVKRRGRVYVICSANPKHKQRQGMSTFANEGPSNPVSLEINSAKQEIRLPLTLRLGPASIFPQWHNLSMLYGWRVGLTSILFRK, encoded by the exons ATGAAGGTGCGGTCATCTATGAAGAAGATGTGTGAATTTTGTATGACGGTTAAACGTCGCGGACGTGTCTATGTGATATGCTCAGCCAATCCTAAGCACAAACAAAGACAAGGCATGTCAACTTTTGCAAATGAGGGGCCATCAAATCCGGT GTCCTTGGAGATAAACTCGGCCAAGCAGGAAATTAGGCTACCTCTTACTTTGCGACTAGGTCCAGCCTCTATTTTTCCCCAGTGGCACAACTTGTCCATGTTGTATGGATGGAGGGTGGGCCTGACCTCTATTCTCTTCAGGAAGTAG
- the LOC130716114 gene encoding uncharacterized protein At4g04775-like encodes MNGSSALNGSTASSSRSRQRHRSVGARAKCQCGLPLMLYTAGTQENPERRFLRCRNWHLPGTCDFFFWIDEPVQEREPRHVEAEIDNSEIGESSNSMLPGADLKKKIKKLKKKLEIETFHKKVACLIALISWIVTFWFFCRDEKSLKG; translated from the exons ATGAATGGTTCTTCTGCTTTGAATGGTTCTACTGCCTCCTCCTCTCGTTCCAGGCAAAGGCATAGGTCTGTAGGGGCTAGGGCAAAATGTCAATGTGGTCTTCCTCTCATGCTTTACACTGCTGGTACTCAAGAGAACCCAGAGAGGAGATTTCTGAGATGCAGAAATTGGCAT TTACCAGGCACATGTGATTTCTTTTTTTGGATTGATGAACCTGTTCAAGAAAGAGAACCCAGACATGTAGAGGCAGAAATTGATAATTCTGAGATTGGCGAATCATCTAACTCAATGCTTCCTGGAGCtgatttgaagaagaagattaagaagttgaagaagaagcttgaaATTGAGACTTTTCACAAGAAAGTTGCATGTTTGATTGCTCTAATTTCTTGGATAGTCACATTTTGGTTTTTCTGTAGGGATGAAAAGAGTTTGAAGGGATGA
- the LOC130713138 gene encoding uncharacterized protein LOC130713138 — protein MDTLSHMLLKALRDGSLQGIKLAPTAPTLTHLFFVDDSLILAKASPQQLYQIMQILNIFSQASSQRINLHKPGIICRNALDIVTKQSMAAILQMQIWSNSSFYLGLPSVWGRSKVAALPWVKERVQKNIEGWKEALLNQAGKKKLSSKQAFKQCPRMQWQ, from the coding sequence ATGGACACACTCTCCCATATGCTACTAAAAGCACTTAGGGATGGCTCTCTACAGGGAATTAAACTTGCACCAACTGCTCCGACACTCACTCATCTTTTCTTTGTCGATGACTCCCTCATCCTAGCTAAGGCCTCCCCTCAACAGCTTTACCAGATTATGCAAATACTAAATATCTTTTCTCAAGCTTCGAGCCAGAGAATAAACCTCCATAAACCTGGTATCATTTGCCGCAACGCACTGGACATTGTGACTAAACAGAGTATGGCAGCCATCTTACAAATGCAAATATGGTCCAACTCAAGCTTTTATCTAGGGCTACCATCTGTTTGGGGAAGATCCAAAGTGGCAGCTCTTCCATGGGTTAAGGAACGAGTTCAAAAGAACATAGAAGGATGGAAAGAAGCCTTGCTTAATCaggctggaaaaaaaaaattatcatcaaAGCAAGCATTCAAGCAGTGCCCTCGTATGCAATGGCAGTAA